A single Anopheles funestus chromosome 2RL, idAnoFuneDA-416_04, whole genome shotgun sequence DNA region contains:
- the LOC125766369 gene encoding cytochrome c oxidase subunit 4 isoform 1, mitochondrial-like: MANVNLASVVLRNALRTKMGTRQAHDMISQKIGKREVVGHGWNGMAVYADRVDYPMPAIRFKENTRDVLALREKEKGDWKKLSVQEKKALYRASFCQTFAEMKHPTGEWKACLGAALIATSMSLIGMMLLKAFVYDPIPETFDEEHQKAQLKRMLDLNINPIHGVSSKWDYDNNKWK, translated from the exons ATGGCCAACGTGAACCTTGCGTCGGTGGTGCTGCGAAATGCGCTGCGTACGAAGATGGGCACCCGTCAGGCCCATGACATGATCTCGCAGAAGATTGGCAAACGGGAAGTGGTCGGTCACGGCTGGAACGGTATGGCAGTTTATGCTGATCGTGTCGACTACCCGATGCCGGCCATCCGCTTCAAGGAAAACACTCGTGATGTCCTG GCTCTGCGCGAGAAGGAGAAGGGTGACTGGAAGAAGCTGTCGGTGCAGGAAAAGAAAGCCCTGTACCGTGCATCGTTCTGCCAAACCTTCGCCGAGATGAAGCACCCGACCGGTGAATGGAAAGCCTGCCTTGGTGCCGCCCTGATTGCGACGTCCATGAGCTTGATTGGCATGATGCTGCTGAAGGCATTCGTGTACGACCCGATCCCGGAAACGTTCGATGAAGAGCACCAGAAGGCACAGCTTAAGCGTATGCTTGACCTGAACATCAACCCAATCCATGGTGTGTCCTCGAAGTGGGACTACGACAACAACAAGTGGAAGTAA
- the LOC125766370 gene encoding 6-pyruvoyl tetrahydrobiopterin synthase yields the protein MSSRPQVYLTRKECFSACHRLHSPFLSEEVNRQVYGKCNNPNGHGHNYTVEVTVRGPVDSKTGMVMNITDLKEYMDQAIMKKLDHLNLDKDVPYFKNLASTTENVAIFIWDSLKLIMSKPELLYEIKIYETDKNSVIYRGEKHSVGHHHHHDTVKHSRVTNSSENSSNLSSDSDG from the exons ATGTCATCTCGGCCACAAGTTTATTTAACTCGGAAGGAATGTTTCAGTGCATGCCACCGGTTACATAG TCCCTTCCTGAGTGAGGAAGTGAACCGACAGGTGTACGGCAAGTGTAACAATCCTAACGGGCATGGACACAACTATACCG TGGAGGTCACGGTACGTGGCCCAGTCGATAGCAAGACGGGCATGGTCATGAACATAACCGATCTTAAGGAGTACATGGATCAAGCAATCATGAAAAAGTTGGACCATCTAAACCTCGATAAAGACGTGCCATACTTTAAGAATCTGGCCAGCACCACGGAGAATGTGGCCATCTTCATTTGGGATAGCTTGAAGCTAATCATGAGCAAACCAGAGCTCTTGTACGAGATAAAGATATACGAAACGGACAAAAACTCGGTCATTTATCGGGGTGAAAAGCATTCGGTtgggcatcatcatcaccatgacACGGTAAAACATTCCCGCGTTACAAACTCATCGGAAAACTCGTCGAATCTTTCGTCCGATTCGGACGGTTAG
- the LOC125766315 gene encoding developmental protein eyes absent isoform X2, with translation MVTLMPCSYISAPRISIIDKMIEIEPKGKRSRTEGPDTTERSRIYSNLVESSPLGAATTVPTLDSIGSGSALALGTPFHYPPVPLSAHTHHSGGPSSGVNSEHAVFNHATSANTATTAIGGSTLSASSYRVGGNSSGGSLALHNNGLNLSYGPLSNGPGTASPGSLASRLNNSAGSSSSSGSSGGSASTTITSGTGSGGSSAGSSTGGLVDGLATLATGGTSSSGSSSNSNSSVGVGLLTTGGNSAELGMSHWLSDGTVKSELRSPGLDANLAASATNLPLGSTTSAHLDGTGLFCANPGSSAAATLDALQSQTAAASNVYDHKSDYYNYYNSMQQYTPAFYSSAYGATAYGARTASTKIPSPNTYLTSPYAAAAAASNNNSAQLYSSYGYNSSFGQFGAGQQDGYSYYNDQYSPYYANTASYSPYVSSPGSSGSQAGFHVAAGLSADSPSEAHATTPNMLAHSHSPQSPISISPTAGIGAVPGVGGSGGGNKTTPTGKSGRARGRRHAHPSPTRSSTSEPGISEKVPERIFVWDLDETIIIFHSLLTGSYAGRYNKNRDHQVQLGYRMEELIFNMADAYFFFNDLEECDQIHIDDVASDDNGQDLNNYNFAADGFHNATPQGAPPNVCLPNGVRGGVDWMRKLAFRYRKIKDTYNTYRNNVGGLLGPQKRDHWLQVRSDIELETDSWHSLTLKCLNMIAQRENCVNVLVTTTQLVPALAKILLYGLGQVFPVENVYSANKIGKEQCFERIVTRFGRKSTYVVVGDGQDEENAAKNLNFPFWRISSHSDIRSLHTALEMGFL, from the exons ATGGTGACACTAATGCCTTGTAGCTATATATCTGCCCCCCGGATCTCCATCATTGATAAAATGATAGAGATAGAACCAAAG GGAAAACGATCGCGCACCGAAGGACCAGATACGACGGAACGTTCGCG TATCTACAGTAATCTCGTGGAATCGTCACCACTAGGAGCAGCAACGACGGTACCAACGCTGGACAGTATCGGAAGTGGTTCGGCTTTAGCCTTGGGGACACCGTTCCACTATCCACCTGTTCCGCTGTCAGCGCACACGCACCACAGTGGCGGCCCCAGCAGTGGAGTCAACAGTGAGCACGCGGTGTTCAATCACGCCACTTCCGCCAACACAGCAACAACTGCCATCGGAGGCAGTACATTGTCCGCCAGTTCCTATCGTGTGGGTGGCAATTCGTCCGGCGGTTCCCTCGCTTTGCACAACAACGGGCTTAACTTAAGCTACGGACCACTGTCAAACGGCCCAGGCACAGCAAGTCCTGGATCGCTTGCCAGTCGGCTAAACAACAGTGcgggcagcagcagtagcagcggaAGCAGTGGTGGTAGCGcatccaccaccatcacctcGGGCACTGGTTCCGGTGGAAGTTCGGCGGGATCCAGCACCGGAGGGCTGGTGGATGGATTGGCAACGCTGGCAACTGGTGGCACtagcagcagtggcagcagcagcaacagcaacagcagtgtAGGTGTAGGTCTGCTAACGACCGGAGGGAATTCCGCCGAGTTGGGAATGTCGCACTGGCTTAGTGACGGTACGGTCAAGTCGGAACTGCGCAGCCCCGGACTGGACGCGAATCTGGCGGCGTCGGCTACCAATCTGCCACTCGGTTCCACGACTAGCGCCCACCTTGACGGGACCGGTCTGTTCTGTGCCAATCCCGGCTCTAGCGCTGCCGCTACACTGGACGCACTCCAGAGCCAAACGGCAGCGGCCTCGAACGTGTACGACCACAAGTCGGACTATTACAATTACTACAACAGTATGCAGCAGTACACACCCGCATTCTACTCGTCCGCGTACGGTGCGACGGCGTACGGTGCACGAACGGCATCCACTAAGATACCGTCCCCGAACACGTATCTGACTTCACCGTACGCGGCAGCCGCTGCtgccagcaacaacaactccgCCCAGCTTTACTCCTCCTACGGGTACAACTCATCGTTCGGTCAGTTCGGTGCGGGGCAGCAGGATGGATACAGCTATTACAACGATCAGTACAGCCCGTACTATGCGAACACCGCCAGCTACTCGCCCTACGTCAGCTCGCCCGGCTCGAGCGGTAGCCAGGCTGGGTTCCACGTGGCGGCCGGCCTATCGGCGGACAGTCCGTCCGAGGCGCACGCCACCACACCGAACATGCTCGCCCATTCACATTCGCCCCAGTCACCGATCTCGATTTCACCTACGGCCGGGATCGGAGCGGTTCCCGGTGTGGGCGGTTCGGGCGGTGGTAACAAAACGACACCGACCGGGAAATCGGGACGGGCCCGCGGCAGACGTCACGCACATCCAAGTCCAACGCGCAGCTCTACCAGTGAGCCGGGCATTAGTGAAAAGGTTCCCGAGCGTATCTTCGTGTGGGATCTCGACGAAACGATCATCATCTTCCATTCTCTCCTTACCGGGTCTTATGCTGGGCGATACAATAAG AACCGCGATCACCAGGTGCAGCTTGGCTACCGGATGGAAGAGCTGATCTTCAACATGGCCGATGCATATTTCTTCTTCAACGATCTGGAAGAGTGCGATCAGATACATATCGACGACGTTGCGTCCGATGACAACGGGCAGGATCTCAACAACTATAACTTTGCAGCCGATGGGTTCCACAATGCCACACCGCAAG GAGCTCCACCCAATGTTTGTCTACCGAATGGTGTGCGTGGTGGCGTCGACTGGATGCGAAAGCTCGCGTTTCGCTATCGGAAAATTAAGGACACATACAACACGTACCGGAATAA TGTTGGTGGTTTGCTAGGACCGCAGAAACGTGACCACTGGTTGCAGGTACGTTCAGACATCGAGCTCGAGACGGACAGCTGGCACAGTCTAACGCTGAAGTGCTTAAATATGATTGCGCAGCGAGAAAACTGCGTTAATGTGCTCGTAACCACAACGCAGCTTGTACCGGCCCTTGCCAAGATTCTGCTGTACGGATTGGGGCAGGTATTCCCGGTAGAGAACGTGTACAGTGCGAACAAAATTG GCAAGGAACAGTGTTTCGAACGGATTGTAACGCGATTCGGACGCAAAAGCACATACGTCGTGGTAGGCGATGGGCAGGATGAGGAGAATGCGGCCAAAAATCTTAACTTTCCCTTCTGGCGGATATCCAGCCACAGTGACATCAGATCATTGCATACCGCACTGGAGATGGGTTTCTTATGA
- the LOC125766306 gene encoding protein shuttle craft, with protein sequence MATSDGSAAAGSSGSSSFDDFISQFNARVQIQQQLQYLRSNPTTTNTNQLQEPQQPTTFQYYGFTSNLTPTAAEFIPRKYQTEANDGVPQTNVSMATTTLASAAEMDDDDDADDRENIRAGSSNHYGAGRSASRPRRNETLKPRNGWHTRDDRPVARQGKWKSNQSTAGSGRLRVHEDDYAGDCPPSRNGENSSRRAGARQWGNRTIQTETDERRSNGSSSKTEAKPPPPESPTIKPLSKCSQREKLMREIECYRLECLVCCEIVKPMQSIWSCGNCYHILHLACVTKWATSSQAEDGSGWRCPACQHVTKKIPREYFCFCGKKKNPTYNREDLAHTCGELCGRRELCEHACTLLCHPGPCPPCQASVQRMCGCGRLAKLVQCCMKEELLCDSVCDKPLNCALHRCVKRCHAAACEVCAEQVQHNCHCGKSERMVVCSVENLEQMNYGCGKTCGLPLDCGNHQCQRLCHEGECDPCADAPERVLSCPCGREVIEPGSRKSCLDPIPTCAGSCGRKLACGPPGANHCCEAQCHRGDCPTCKKSTTVKCRCGNMDQPMKCKDLTTRADDARCKKRCVRRRSCAKHKCNQVCCIDIDHICPKTCSLPLSCGRHRCDKPCHKGNCRPCHRVSFDELTCDCGANIIYPPVPCGTKKPACERPCNRRHACDHPALHNCHAEPECPPCVVLTTKSCYGKHEQRKTIPCYQESFSCGMPCGKPLACGRHKCIRACHEDECMQEGTVCKQNCTKTREACVHACNAPCHEDECPDVPCKIVVEVTCDCGNRKQQRTCHDFSKEYRRIATSQLASSVQEMQRGGSVELSDILGPIRPKNNKTLECNEECRLLERNRRIAIALQTRNPDLPSKLQPNYSETLRAYAKKDPALVQMIHEKLTELVKLAKESKQKSRSYSFPVMNREKRAVVHEMCHMFGVESVAYDAEPNRNVVATADRFTSWLPSMSLMEVLQRENGQRRIIVPSLNAWGRTNYAGAASSSSK encoded by the exons ATGGCAACGAGCGATGGAAGTGCGGCTGCGggcagcagtggcagcagcagcttcgATGACTTCATCTCCCAGTTCAATGCTCGGGTCCAAATACAGCAGCAACTGCAATACCTCCGATCGAATCCCACCACTACCAATACCAACCAGCTGCAGGAACCGCAACAACCAACAACGTTTCAGTATTATGGCTTTACCTCCAATTTGACCCCAACTGCAGCCGAGTTTATCCCTCGCAAGTACCAAACGGAGGCGAACGATGGCGTACCACAAACGAACGTTTCGATGGCAACCACCACACTAGCGTCGGCTGCTGAGatggatgacgatgatgatgcagATGATAGGGAAAATATACGTGCAGGATCGTCGAATCACTACGGTGCCGGAAGATCTGCAAGCCGTCCGCGTAGAAACGAAACCCTGAAACCACGCAACGGTTGGCATACGAGAGACGACCGTCCCGTGGCTCGTCAGGGAAAGTGGAAATCCAACCAATCTACTGCCGGTAGTGGAAGGCTTCGGGTGCACGAGGATGATTATGCGGGCGATTGTCCTCCTTCACGCAATGGTGAAAACTCTTCACGACGTGCCGGAGCAAGACAGTGGGGTAATCGTACGATACAAACCGAAACCGACGAACGGCGTTCGAATGGTTCATCGTCGAAAACGGAAGCTAAACCACCGCCACCGGAATCACCAACAATAAAGCCACTGTCGAAGTGTTCCCAGCGCGAAAAGCTTATGCGCGAGATCGAATGCTATCGGCTGGAGTGTTTAGTGTGCTGTGAAATAGTCAAACCGATGCAATCGATCTGGTCGTGTGGGAACTGCTACCACATACTGCATCTTGCTTGCGTTACCAAGTGGGCCACGAGTTCACAGGCAGAGGATGGATCTGGATGGCGCTGTCCGGCCTGCCAGCACGTCACGAAGAAGATTCCACGGGAGTACTTTTGTTTCTGcggcaagaagaaaaatcccACGTACAATCGGGAAGATTTAGCACACACCTGTGGGGAACTGTGCGGACGCCGTGAGCTTTGTGAGCACGCGTGCACACTGTTATGCCATCCCGGACCGTGCCCACCGTGTCAGGCATCGGTACAGCGTATGTGCGGTTGTGGACGATTGGCAAAATTGGTCCAGTGCTGTATGAAGGAGGAGCTGCTGTGTGATTCCGTGTGCGACAAACCACTGAACTGTGCGCTTCATCGTTGCGTGAAACGCTGCCACGCAGCAGCGTGCGAAGTGTGTGCGGAACAGGTCCAACATAACTGTCACTGCGGCAAAAGTGAACGGATGGTCGTATGTAGTGTGGAAAATCTGGAACAGATGAACTATGGATGTGGGAAAACGTGTGGCCTTCCGTTGGACTGTGGGAACCATCAGTGCCAACGGTTGTGTCACGAGGGTGAGTGTGATCCGTGTGCCGATGCGCCCGAGCGCGTCCTCAGTTGTCCTTGCGGACGGGAAGTGATCGAACCGGGTAGCCGCAAATCGTGCCTCGATCCCATACCAACCTGTGCCGGCAGCTGTGGCCGTAAGCTGGCGTGCGGTCCACCCGGTGCCAACCATTGCTGCGAGGCGCAGTGTCATCGGGGCGATTGTCCAACATGCAAAAAGTCGACCACCGTGAAGTGCCGCTGCGGAAACATGGATCAGCCGATGAAGTGCAAAGACCTGACGACACGTGCCGACGATGCCCGGTGCAAGAAGCGCTGTGTACGAAGGCGCAGCTGCGCGAAGCACAAATGTAATCAGGTGTGCTGTATCGATATTGATCACATCTGTCCGAAAACCTGCTCGTTGCCGCTGTCCTGTGGACGCCATCGCTGTGATAAACCGTGCCACAAGGGTAACTGTCGGCCTTGTCATCGCGTTTCGTTCGACGAGCTGACCTGCGACTGTGGCGCTAACATAATCTATCCGCCCGTACCTTGCGGGACGAAAAAACCGGCCTGCGAACGGCCTTGCAATCGGAGGCATGCGTGCGACCATCCGGCCCTGCACAATTGTCACGCCGAACCGGAATGTCCACCGTGCGTCGTGCTGACGACGAAGTCATGTTACGGTAAGCACGAACAGCGTAAAACCATCCCGTGCTATCAGGAATCGTTTAGCTGCGGTATGCCTTGCGGGAAACCGCTCGCCTGCGGTCGACACAAATGTATCCGAGCATGCCATGAAGATGAATGCATGCAGGAGGGAACCGTTTGCAAACAGAACTGTACGAAAACGCGGGAAGCGTGCGTGCACGCGTGTAATGCACCTTGCCACGAGGACGAATGTCCCGATGTTCCGTGCAAGATTGTGGTGGAGGTGACCTGCGACTGTGGCAACCGTAAGCAGCAACGGACGTGTCACGATTTCTCCAAAGAGTACCGTCGCATAGCAACGTCGCAGCTTGCCTCGTCCGTGCAGGAAATGCAACGTGGCGGATCGGTCGAACTGAGCGACATTTTGGGACCCATTCGaccgaaaaataataaaac ACTCGAGTGTAATGAAGAATGCAGACTGCTGGAGCGTAACCGCCGCATTGCGATAGCGCTACAGACACGCAATCCCGATCTACCGTCAAAGTTGCAACCGAATTACTCCGAAACGTTGCGTGCGTATGCAAAGAAAGATCCCGCCCTGGTGCAGATGATACACGAAAAGCTAACCGAGCTGGTGAAGCTTGcgaaggaaagcaaacaaaagtcACGCTCCTACTCGTTCCCGGTGATGAACCGCGAGAAGCGTGCCGTGGTGCACGAAATGTGTCACATGTTTGGTGTGGAATCGGTTGCATACGATGCGGAACCGAATCGGAACGTCGTCGCAACGGCGGATCGCTTTACG TCGTGGTTACCGAGCATGAGCCTGATGGAGGTACTGCAGCGAGAAAATGGCCAGCGCCGTATCATCGTACCGAGTCTGAATGCATGGGGTAGAACAAACTACGCTGGGGCAGCAAGTTCGAGCAGCAAATGA
- the LOC125766315 gene encoding developmental protein eyes absent isoform X1: protein MVTLMPCSYISAPRISIIDKMIEIEPKGKRSRTEGPDTTERSRIYSNLVESSPLGAATTVPTLDSIGSGSALALGTPFHYPPVPLSAHTHHSGGPSSGVNSEHAVFNHATSANTATTAIGGSTLSASSYRVGGNSSGGSLALHNNGLNLSYGPLSNGPGTASPGSLASRLNNSAGSSSSSGSSGGSASTTITSGTGSGGSSAGSSTGGLVDGLATLATGGTSSSGSSSNSNSSVGVGLLTTGGNSAELGMSHWLSDGTVKSELRSPGLDANLAASATNLPLGSTTSAHLDGTGLFCANPGSSAAATLDALQSQTAAASNVYDHKSDYYNYYNSMQQYTPAFYSSAYGATAYGARTASTKIPSPNTYLTSPYAAAAAASNNNSAQLYSSYGYNSSFGQFGAGQQDGYSYYNDQYSPYYANTASYSPYVSSPGSSGSQAGFHVAAGLSADSPSEAHATTPNMLAHSHSPQSPISISPTAGIGAVPGVGGSGGGNKTTPTGKSGRARGRRHAHPSPTRSSTSEPGISEKVPERIFVWDLDETIIIFHSLLTGSYAGRYNKNRDHQVQLGYRMEELIFNMADAYFFFNDLEECDQIHIDDVASDDNGQDLNNYNFAADGFHNATPQAGAPPNVCLPNGVRGGVDWMRKLAFRYRKIKDTYNTYRNNVGGLLGPQKRDHWLQVRSDIELETDSWHSLTLKCLNMIAQRENCVNVLVTTTQLVPALAKILLYGLGQVFPVENVYSANKIGKEQCFERIVTRFGRKSTYVVVGDGQDEENAAKNLNFPFWRISSHSDIRSLHTALEMGFL from the exons ATGGTGACACTAATGCCTTGTAGCTATATATCTGCCCCCCGGATCTCCATCATTGATAAAATGATAGAGATAGAACCAAAG GGAAAACGATCGCGCACCGAAGGACCAGATACGACGGAACGTTCGCG TATCTACAGTAATCTCGTGGAATCGTCACCACTAGGAGCAGCAACGACGGTACCAACGCTGGACAGTATCGGAAGTGGTTCGGCTTTAGCCTTGGGGACACCGTTCCACTATCCACCTGTTCCGCTGTCAGCGCACACGCACCACAGTGGCGGCCCCAGCAGTGGAGTCAACAGTGAGCACGCGGTGTTCAATCACGCCACTTCCGCCAACACAGCAACAACTGCCATCGGAGGCAGTACATTGTCCGCCAGTTCCTATCGTGTGGGTGGCAATTCGTCCGGCGGTTCCCTCGCTTTGCACAACAACGGGCTTAACTTAAGCTACGGACCACTGTCAAACGGCCCAGGCACAGCAAGTCCTGGATCGCTTGCCAGTCGGCTAAACAACAGTGcgggcagcagcagtagcagcggaAGCAGTGGTGGTAGCGcatccaccaccatcacctcGGGCACTGGTTCCGGTGGAAGTTCGGCGGGATCCAGCACCGGAGGGCTGGTGGATGGATTGGCAACGCTGGCAACTGGTGGCACtagcagcagtggcagcagcagcaacagcaacagcagtgtAGGTGTAGGTCTGCTAACGACCGGAGGGAATTCCGCCGAGTTGGGAATGTCGCACTGGCTTAGTGACGGTACGGTCAAGTCGGAACTGCGCAGCCCCGGACTGGACGCGAATCTGGCGGCGTCGGCTACCAATCTGCCACTCGGTTCCACGACTAGCGCCCACCTTGACGGGACCGGTCTGTTCTGTGCCAATCCCGGCTCTAGCGCTGCCGCTACACTGGACGCACTCCAGAGCCAAACGGCAGCGGCCTCGAACGTGTACGACCACAAGTCGGACTATTACAATTACTACAACAGTATGCAGCAGTACACACCCGCATTCTACTCGTCCGCGTACGGTGCGACGGCGTACGGTGCACGAACGGCATCCACTAAGATACCGTCCCCGAACACGTATCTGACTTCACCGTACGCGGCAGCCGCTGCtgccagcaacaacaactccgCCCAGCTTTACTCCTCCTACGGGTACAACTCATCGTTCGGTCAGTTCGGTGCGGGGCAGCAGGATGGATACAGCTATTACAACGATCAGTACAGCCCGTACTATGCGAACACCGCCAGCTACTCGCCCTACGTCAGCTCGCCCGGCTCGAGCGGTAGCCAGGCTGGGTTCCACGTGGCGGCCGGCCTATCGGCGGACAGTCCGTCCGAGGCGCACGCCACCACACCGAACATGCTCGCCCATTCACATTCGCCCCAGTCACCGATCTCGATTTCACCTACGGCCGGGATCGGAGCGGTTCCCGGTGTGGGCGGTTCGGGCGGTGGTAACAAAACGACACCGACCGGGAAATCGGGACGGGCCCGCGGCAGACGTCACGCACATCCAAGTCCAACGCGCAGCTCTACCAGTGAGCCGGGCATTAGTGAAAAGGTTCCCGAGCGTATCTTCGTGTGGGATCTCGACGAAACGATCATCATCTTCCATTCTCTCCTTACCGGGTCTTATGCTGGGCGATACAATAAG AACCGCGATCACCAGGTGCAGCTTGGCTACCGGATGGAAGAGCTGATCTTCAACATGGCCGATGCATATTTCTTCTTCAACGATCTGGAAGAGTGCGATCAGATACATATCGACGACGTTGCGTCCGATGACAACGGGCAGGATCTCAACAACTATAACTTTGCAGCCGATGGGTTCCACAATGCCACACCGCAAG CAGGAGCTCCACCCAATGTTTGTCTACCGAATGGTGTGCGTGGTGGCGTCGACTGGATGCGAAAGCTCGCGTTTCGCTATCGGAAAATTAAGGACACATACAACACGTACCGGAATAA TGTTGGTGGTTTGCTAGGACCGCAGAAACGTGACCACTGGTTGCAGGTACGTTCAGACATCGAGCTCGAGACGGACAGCTGGCACAGTCTAACGCTGAAGTGCTTAAATATGATTGCGCAGCGAGAAAACTGCGTTAATGTGCTCGTAACCACAACGCAGCTTGTACCGGCCCTTGCCAAGATTCTGCTGTACGGATTGGGGCAGGTATTCCCGGTAGAGAACGTGTACAGTGCGAACAAAATTG GCAAGGAACAGTGTTTCGAACGGATTGTAACGCGATTCGGACGCAAAAGCACATACGTCGTGGTAGGCGATGGGCAGGATGAGGAGAATGCGGCCAAAAATCTTAACTTTCCCTTCTGGCGGATATCCAGCCACAGTGACATCAGATCATTGCATACCGCACTGGAGATGGGTTTCTTATGA
- the LOC125766360 gene encoding alkaline ceramidase: MTWEHLERGSSPVDWCEGNYLVSPDIAEFVNTISNVLFLLGPPFLIYLFKDYGKFIQPAIHLIWVLLIVVGLSSAYFHATLSLLGQLLDELTILWVFMATLSLFCPRRHFPRIFKRSRKRFCLSMTVFSIAATALSFCHPAINAFALMFLAIPATYLLYQELKIVQDQRVYRLGVRNTTILIMAIVCWINDRMFCDAWSSMNFPYLHGFWHILIFISAYPACVLFAYFFVNDERPESRPTLKYWPRNDFELGIPYVSINYDKKFDDPI; encoded by the exons ATGACTTGGGAACATCTAGAACGAGGAAGCTCACCAGTGGATTGGTGCGAGGGCAACTATCTCGTGTCGCCAGATATTGCCGAATTTGTTAATACG ATAAGCAATGTTCTGTTCCTGCTTGGTCCTCCGTTTCTCATCTACCTGTTTAAGGACTACGGCAAGTTCATACAACCGGCCATTCATCTGATCTGGGTGCTGCTGATAGTGGTCGGTCTGTCCTCGGCATACTTCCACGCGACGCTCAGCCTGCTCGGTCAATTGCTGGACGAGCTGACCATACTATGGGTATTTATGGCTACGTTAAGTCTGTTCTGTCCAAGGCGCCATTTCCCCAGAATTTTCAAGCGTTCGAG aaAACGATTCTGCTTGTCGATGACAGTATTTTCGATTGCAGCAACGGCACTTTCATTTTGTCATCCCGCGATAAATGCGTTCGCGCTCATGTTCCTGGCCATACCCGCCACCTATTTGCTTTACCAGGAGCTAAAAAT CGTGCAAGATCAGCGTGTGTATCGGCTCGGTGTACGCAATACCACCATCCTGATTATGGCCATCGTTTGCTGGATTAACGATCGTATGTTTTGTGATGCCTGGTCATCGATGAACTTTCCGTACCTGCACGGATTCTGGCACATTCTCATCTTCATCTCCGCCTATCCGGCCTGCGTACTGTTTGCCTACTTTTTCGTCAACGACGAACGTCCCGAAAGTCGCCCCACACTAAAGTACTGGCCTCGGAACGATTTCGAACTCGGCATACCGTACGTGTCGATCAATTACGACAAAAAGTTCGATGATCCTATTTAA